The following coding sequences lie in one Girardinichthys multiradiatus isolate DD_20200921_A chromosome 13, DD_fGirMul_XY1, whole genome shotgun sequence genomic window:
- the LOC124879105 gene encoding piggyBac transposable element-derived protein 4-like codes for MAQKKKKTDVDVLGEIRWTSDVEVEDSSDSCVEMEEEEDEDFLLRRDPVYDQEDPELSRSSSSDNDAEEEEDGCKPSSEPVKRQVASASKRRSSSSANVTQVKKCQDVSRRAGQATSTHGNEDKNMWHSPDEPDTDPQAPKFAPKHPPGPQIDATKSWSPLNLFKLFFSTSTIRTIIQNTNMKAKRTIAAGKKFKWIPLTVDNFYIFLSIIIFTGLVQVPSRTDLWRTKWPYNFNFPRQCMSRDKFEAIFWSIHLSNIKEDDKNQKKKGTPQYDRLFKIRPLYDEIKTACRSVFQPGREICVDERVVASKARLGLRQHMDKHQLGYKLFVLADSNCGYTWNFFIYDGKTERVQQEGLSFTSVMDLMEFKLIGKGYHLYVDSFYTSPSLFHKLSANHTGACGTIRQTRVGFPKTTRNNLPKSAERGDMRWLRKDGLLFLKWKGAKEVTVCSTFHKAYSGDTMRRRVKEGGQWIFKNIAVPDAVRDCNKFMGGVGLSDALIQYYSVKGKTMKWYKTFFYHFLDIAVVNSYILFKMLAVGRGEAPMLQRKFREVLMQELIDESRAVAAAAAPKPSPSNMCLPAYYGSTATDHRRQCVLCKAEGKITKTPVYCSKCNVALCFVSDRNCFKDFHLKV; via the exons ATGgcgcagaagaagaagaagaccgaCGTAGACGTTTTGGGCGAAATCAGGTGGACCAGTGACGTCGAAGTAGAAGATTCCTCGGACAGCTGCGTCGAAatggaagaagaggaggatgaagactTTCTTCTAAGGAGGGACCCCGTTTATGA CCAGGAGGACCCAGAACTATCACGATCTTCTTCGAG TGACAATgatgcagaagaagaagaagatgggtGTAAGCCGTCCTCAGAGCCTGTGAAACGCCAGGTAGCTTCTGCCTCAAAACGTAGGAGCAGCTCATCCGCAAATGTCACACAAGTGAAGAAATGTCAGGATGTCTCGAGGCGGGCGGGTCAGGCGACCTCAACTCATGGAAATGAAGACAAGAACATGTGGCACTCTCCTGATGAACCTGATACAGATCCACAAGCCCCTAAGTTCGCTCCGAAGCATCCTCCAGGACCCCAGATTGATGCCACAAAGTCTTGGTCGCCACTGAACCTGTTCAAACTGTTTTTCAGTACAAGCACCATCCGGACCATAATCCAAAACACAAATATGAAAGCAAAAAGGACAATTGCAGCAGGGAAAAAATTCAAGTGGATACCCCTCACAGTTGACAACTTCTACATCTTTTTGAGTATCATAATTTTTACTGGGTTAGTACAGGTCCCCTCCAGAACAGACCTCTGGAGAACAAAGTGGCCTTACAACTTCAACTTTCCACGCCAGTGCATGAGCCGTGACAAGTTTGAGGCCATCTTCTGGTCTATTCATCTGTCTAACATCAAAGAAGACGACAAAAACCAGAAGAAGAAAGGAACACCTCAATATGACAGACTGTTCAAAATTAGGCCCCTATATGATGAAATCAAGACTGCATGTAGGTCTGTCTTCCAACCGGGCAGGGAGATATGTGTTGATGAGCGCGTTGTGGCGAGCAAGGCCAGACTAGGATTGCGTCAGCACATGGACAAGCACCAGTTAGGAtacaaactttttgttttagcaGATTCTAACTGTGGCTACACGTGGAACTTCTTCATTTATGACGGAAAGACTGAAAGAGTTCAACAGGAGGGCCTCAGCTTCACCTCTGTCATGGACTTAATGGAATTTAAACTTATTGGCAAAGGTTATCACCTCTACGTAGATAGTTTCTACACCAGCCCCAGCCTGTTTCACAAACTGTCAGCCAACCACACCGGCGCTTGTGGAACCATTCGGCAGACGCGTGTTGGTTTTCCAAAAACAACAAGGAACAATCTTCCCAAATCTGCTGAGAGAGGAGACATGAGGTGGCTCCGCAAAGATGGACTGCTCTTTCTGAAATGGAAGGGTGCCAAGGAGGTGACTGTGTGCAGCACCTTTCACAAGGCCTACAGCGGAGACACGATGCGGAGGAGAGTGAAGGAGGGGGGCCAGTGGATCTTCAAGAATATTGCTGTTCCCGATGCTGTGAGGGATTGTAATAAGTTCATGGGAGGAGTGGGGTTATCAGATGCCCTCATCCAATACTATTCAGTCAAAGGAAAAACGATGAAATGGTACAagacttttttttatcatttccttGACATCGCTGTGGTCAACTCGTACATCCTCTTCAAGATGTTGGCCGTCGGAAGAGGAGAGGCTCCGATGTTACAGAGGAAGTTCAGGGAGGTCCTCATGCAAGAACTCATTGACGAGTCTcgagctgttgctgctgcagctgctccaaAACCCAGCCCATCAAACATGTGCTTGCCTGCCTACTATGGCTCAACGGCCACTGACCACAGAAGACAGTGTGTCCTCTGCAAGGCGGAGGGGAAAATAACTAAGACTCCAGTCTACTGTAGCAAGTGCAATGTTGCCCTGTGCTTCGTTAGCGACAGAAATTGTTTCAAAGACTTTCATTTGAAGGTGTAG